A genomic stretch from Novosphingobium resinovorum includes:
- a CDS encoding DUF2493 domain-containing protein, with the protein MTIATTHYSFQIPGDDANEPTDRFEDAFSPRIGEVRIVRTDEAMDLDMPGAFEAQMATEMLITTLFDLLRDTRLQPVADRLTWGIVHSFHKVAEQLDGEGDKAARELRDMIREHDGSEIANATLEDAQTLCQGLDEAREAVACMRDHAAEVYRVETGRPWSSPRGTLASSKRTASVIAASDFLAARRNRRNEAHAPSGPVVIFSGGQVWADHRQVWERLDAIRTRIPEMVLATTAQTKGCDAIAAAWAARSGVKVVAFTLERWRSLGRRAGFARNEALVRLNPAEAFVCEGNGLQSHLARLVRSAGIPAYFLKATDQVR; encoded by the coding sequence ATGACCATTGCAACGACGCACTATTCCTTCCAGATTCCGGGTGACGATGCCAACGAACCCACCGATCGTTTCGAGGATGCGTTCTCTCCGCGGATTGGCGAAGTTCGGATCGTGCGCACCGACGAGGCGATGGACCTCGATATGCCGGGTGCCTTCGAAGCGCAGATGGCGACCGAAATGCTGATCACTACGCTGTTCGATCTCCTGCGTGATACGCGTCTGCAGCCTGTCGCTGATCGGCTCACTTGGGGTATCGTGCACAGCTTCCACAAGGTGGCCGAACAACTCGACGGTGAGGGCGACAAGGCGGCACGTGAACTGCGCGACATGATCCGCGAGCACGATGGCAGCGAGATCGCGAACGCCACGCTGGAGGATGCACAGACCCTCTGCCAAGGGCTCGACGAGGCCCGCGAGGCGGTCGCGTGCATGCGAGACCATGCCGCCGAGGTCTACCGCGTCGAGACCGGACGCCCGTGGTCGAGCCCGCGCGGAACGCTTGCCTCAAGCAAGCGGACAGCGTCGGTTATCGCGGCATCCGACTTCCTGGCCGCGCGCCGCAACCGCCGGAACGAGGCGCATGCTCCCAGTGGCCCCGTCGTCATCTTCTCCGGAGGCCAGGTGTGGGCGGATCATCGGCAGGTGTGGGAACGGCTCGACGCGATCCGCACCCGCATACCCGAGATGGTGCTTGCCACCACTGCCCAGACAAAGGGCTGCGATGCCATAGCGGCGGCCTGGGCAGCGCGATCCGGGGTCAAGGTGGTCGCCTTCACGCTGGAGCGCTGGCGCTCGCTGGGGCGCAGGGCCGGGTTCGCCCGCAATGAGGCACTTGTTCGGCTCAACCCCGCTGAGGCTTTCGTCTGCGAGGGTAACGGGCTGCAATCCCATCTCGCTCGGCTGGTACGTAGTGCCGGCATTCCGGCTTACTTCCTGAAAGCCACTGATCAGGTCCGCTGA
- a CDS encoding tyrosine-type recombinase/integrase: MVSIIRAVAGESDIPVGFPILFDAEMAIIEPAFVWLMEHADLSGHAQASETVRTYGEHLHDWFDALEQSGVNWREADERVIAAYRNRMLENPSQHTGRPYARTTINARVSTVCRFYGWALDRGLIDHCPFRLTEKMTLMLDGAYRPGLQRRQVNALIVSRPERLPRPLHAAELARLFTHLRPTARLAAQWALGAGLRRKELCALAIGQIPDSWPLDLASEPLVGVPLYITKGDRPRTVYPPLRLLDHTHWYIGEWRARIVHRARRADRRYRMPSNLLLNEHGRAMTRKLLTAQFAEAFAASGLHGTLHWLRHTFAMAMLVRLQVQARTNPDLNPLKVVQVLLGHASITTTAIYLRCVELHEHDLSESLAYLYGELIPTDG, translated from the coding sequence ATGGTATCGATCATTCGGGCGGTGGCGGGTGAGTCGGACATCCCAGTCGGCTTCCCGATTCTGTTCGATGCGGAAATGGCAATCATCGAACCGGCCTTCGTCTGGCTCATGGAGCATGCCGACCTCAGTGGGCACGCGCAGGCGTCGGAAACTGTGCGTACCTACGGTGAGCATCTACACGACTGGTTCGACGCGCTCGAGCAATCTGGGGTTAATTGGCGCGAGGCCGACGAGCGCGTGATCGCCGCCTATCGCAACCGGATGCTGGAAAACCCTAGCCAGCATACCGGACGGCCCTACGCCCGGACCACGATCAACGCGCGCGTCTCCACTGTGTGCCGCTTTTACGGATGGGCGCTCGACAGGGGATTGATCGACCACTGCCCGTTCCGATTGACCGAGAAGATGACGCTGATGCTCGACGGTGCCTATCGTCCCGGATTGCAGCGGCGCCAGGTCAACGCACTGATCGTCTCCCGGCCCGAAAGGCTGCCGCGGCCGCTGCATGCTGCCGAACTGGCGAGGCTATTCACACATCTTAGGCCGACAGCGCGCCTTGCCGCGCAGTGGGCGCTCGGAGCGGGTCTGCGCCGTAAAGAGCTTTGCGCGCTTGCCATCGGCCAAATTCCCGATAGCTGGCCGCTCGACCTCGCCAGCGAGCCGCTGGTTGGAGTACCGCTGTATATCACCAAAGGCGACCGGCCAAGAACGGTCTATCCGCCGCTTCGGCTACTCGATCATACTCACTGGTACATCGGTGAGTGGCGTGCCCGGATCGTTCATCGCGCTCGCCGTGCCGACAGGCGCTACCGCATGCCATCCAATCTCCTGTTGAACGAACATGGCCGCGCCATGACTCGCAAGCTTCTCACGGCACAGTTTGCGGAAGCGTTTGCGGCCTCCGGGCTTCACGGTACGCTACATTGGCTGCGCCATACCTTCGCGATGGCCATGCTCGTCCGCCTTCAGGTCCAAGCCCGTACCAATCCTGATCTCAACCCGCTCAAGGTCGTGCAGGTGCTGCTCGGCCACGCCTCAATCACAACCACGGCGATCTATTTGCGCTGTGTCGAGCTCCATGAGCATGACCTGAGCGAGAGCCTTGCCTATCTGTATGGTGAGCTGATCCCAACCGATGGCTAG
- a CDS encoding site-specific integrase encodes MARTRLDRTLRLETAPADHPPDVAKVQFRDEWGKIVQQFDRALFGMPDDISAAMARAFRDHDVASSAATRAARWFALRVFGRFLREDGRVGCAADLDTATIRRFITWLAKPANGRKRGVKSQSHQLGMVRPVLKRAIANNPCLFAPDLTVPNNAIPLAGTQRLPQERLTPLQMRSVLAACYAEIDVAWDKFQYGQGVIALTELPPRPSWRTEGLDRWIWRLHRANNGLSPGGNGLRRLGFRKKALPKAHPIASIEGYLHITTDALTAFYIALLIQTAANAGPLRQIKRDCLIAHPLDWHRVMVEWSKPRAGGKVKRMQRRSFDNRRPYSAPRLIEKLLAMTAPLLPHVGPSERDQLFLHRFLMTTGRNEREHNAGQIAQATLRWAMLRFYERQNAAIASWNEAHPDERRPLLPDFSPKLFRSSMASAHYTASQGDIMAAKAVLNHADVATTDIYVDGEAVRRLERDTIARLQSLMIKWVHGETSSDRPQDGGSYTAAPVTALFGHTCLRPTDDASARPGQVCPKLGGCLACPGLVVPINPDHLARIVQAIRHLELARERIDPIRFGRFYAPSLRALAEDLLPAFPPEMMPDAERLIPVLPPLPDME; translated from the coding sequence ATGGCTAGGACTCGCCTCGATCGGACGCTGCGGCTCGAAACGGCACCTGCAGACCATCCGCCGGATGTCGCGAAAGTTCAGTTCCGCGATGAATGGGGCAAGATCGTGCAGCAGTTCGATCGGGCGCTGTTCGGGATGCCGGACGACATCAGCGCAGCTATGGCCCGTGCCTTCCGTGATCATGACGTGGCATCCAGCGCCGCGACCCGTGCCGCTCGCTGGTTCGCGCTGCGCGTGTTCGGGAGGTTCCTGCGTGAAGACGGGCGGGTCGGGTGCGCTGCCGACCTTGATACGGCAACGATCCGCAGATTCATCACTTGGCTGGCGAAGCCGGCCAACGGACGTAAGCGCGGCGTAAAGTCGCAATCGCACCAGCTCGGCATGGTTAGGCCAGTACTAAAGCGAGCAATAGCGAACAATCCTTGTCTGTTCGCCCCTGACCTCACGGTGCCAAACAATGCTATCCCGCTCGCCGGTACCCAGCGACTGCCCCAAGAGCGGTTAACGCCCCTCCAGATGCGGTCGGTGCTAGCAGCCTGCTACGCAGAGATCGACGTCGCCTGGGACAAGTTCCAATATGGCCAGGGCGTCATAGCCCTAACTGAGCTGCCGCCGCGCCCTTCGTGGCGCACAGAAGGACTGGACCGATGGATATGGCGGCTCCATCGGGCTAACAATGGTCTATCCCCCGGAGGCAATGGTTTGCGGCGGCTAGGCTTCCGCAAGAAGGCTCTGCCAAAAGCGCACCCGATCGCCTCGATCGAGGGCTATCTGCATATCACGACCGATGCTCTAACGGCGTTCTACATCGCGCTGCTGATCCAGACGGCGGCTAATGCCGGGCCGCTGCGTCAAATCAAGCGGGATTGCCTGATAGCCCATCCGCTCGACTGGCATCGCGTCATGGTCGAATGGAGCAAACCCCGCGCCGGTGGGAAGGTCAAGCGCATGCAGCGGCGCTCGTTCGACAATCGCCGCCCCTATTCGGCGCCACGCCTGATAGAGAAACTTCTCGCGATGACGGCTCCTCTGCTGCCGCACGTGGGGCCGTCCGAGCGCGACCAGTTGTTCCTGCACCGGTTCCTCATGACGACCGGCCGCAACGAACGAGAGCATAACGCCGGCCAAATCGCGCAGGCCACGCTGCGATGGGCAATGCTGCGGTTTTACGAGCGCCAGAACGCCGCCATCGCCTCCTGGAACGAAGCTCATCCCGATGAGCGCCGACCGTTGCTTCCCGATTTCTCGCCCAAGCTGTTCCGCAGCAGCATGGCGAGCGCCCACTATACCGCCTCGCAGGGCGATATCATGGCGGCCAAGGCGGTCCTTAATCATGCAGATGTCGCAACCACCGATATTTACGTCGACGGCGAGGCCGTTCGCCGCCTCGAGCGCGATACGATCGCCCGGCTCCAATCGCTGATGATCAAATGGGTTCACGGCGAAACAAGCTCGGATCGCCCGCAAGATGGAGGATCATATACCGCAGCGCCAGTGACCGCGCTGTTCGGTCACACCTGCCTTCGGCCGACCGACGACGCGTCTGCGCGCCCTGGTCAAGTGTGCCCGAAGCTCGGTGGTTGCCTCGCCTGTCCTGGCTTGGTCGTCCCGATCAACCCGGACCATCTCGCGCGGATCGTCCAAGCCATCCGGCATCTTGAATTGGCACGCGAGCGTATTGACCCAATCCGGTTCGGACGCTTCTACGCTCCGAGTCTTCGGGCGTTGGCGGAGGATTTGCTGCCGGCGTTTCCGCCCGAGATGATGCCGGACGCAGAGCGCCTCATTCCGGTTCTGCCACCACTGCCGGATATGGAGTAG
- a CDS encoding type II toxin-antitoxin system VapC family toxin, whose protein sequence is MHLLDTNVVSIFRRIDKAPPQILDWAASVDAEDFYLSVITVLEIEQGILMKERKDKVQADLYRDWLTNDILVRFEDRILPIDLAVARRCARLHVPDPKSERDALIAATALVHGMIVVTRNEADFKATGVPLIDPWSYGQH, encoded by the coding sequence ATGCATCTACTCGACACGAATGTCGTTTCGATTTTCCGCCGCATCGACAAGGCCCCTCCACAGATACTTGATTGGGCTGCCTCAGTGGACGCCGAGGATTTTTATCTTTCCGTCATCACGGTCCTGGAGATCGAGCAGGGGATTTTGATGAAGGAGCGGAAAGACAAAGTGCAGGCCGACCTCTATCGGGACTGGCTGACCAACGACATTCTGGTCCGCTTCGAAGATCGGATTCTGCCCATTGATCTTGCTGTTGCCCGCCGCTGCGCGCGCCTGCATGTTCCTGATCCCAAATCAGAGCGCGATGCTCTTATTGCCGCTACAGCGCTTGTGCACGGCATGATCGTGGTCACGCGCAACGAAGCCGACTTCAAGGCAACCGGCGTACCGTTAATCGATCCCTGGTCCTACGGCCAGCACTAG
- a CDS encoding DUF6117 family protein — MAIPEAYAANFQTLLDAASHGDLALMECTDAVTGEPRYVICAVGYDAGEYVMTPFGHLHDGNPYEAYLPPA, encoded by the coding sequence ATGGCAATCCCGGAGGCCTATGCCGCGAATTTCCAGACACTGCTCGACGCAGCATCGCATGGTGATCTGGCGTTGATGGAATGCACCGATGCGGTGACAGGCGAACCCCGCTATGTCATCTGCGCTGTGGGATACGACGCAGGCGAATATGTCATGACGCCCTTTGGTCATCTCCACGACGGCAACCCTTACGAGGCCTACCTCCCGCCGGCATAG
- a CDS encoding IS110 family transposase codes for MSNIARIGMDTSKSIFVLHGVSADDQVVLRKKLRRNQVLEFFSKLSPTQIGIEACGASHHWSRKLEELGHEVLLIAPQHVKPYVRRNKNDAADAEAICETMSRPRTWFVPAKTADQQAGLMLAGTRDALIRRRTQLSNMIRSYAAEFGLVSPRGLDKIEPLLGRIAADETLPDLAKEMFADLGGDYTQLQDRLTIIEKRLQLWHRSHEQSRRLAQIPGVGVVGAALMTMKVPDPKAFRSGRHFAAWLGLTPKDHSTAGKQRLGVITRAGDEALRSVLVVGATALLQQVRKGRSLQSRWLAELLRRKPPKLVAVALANKTARIAWKLMVSGEVYDRNRVTPPQDGITGELVAA; via the coding sequence GTGAGCAACATCGCGCGCATCGGAATGGACACTTCCAAGAGTATCTTCGTACTGCATGGCGTCAGCGCCGACGATCAGGTCGTGTTGCGAAAAAAGCTCCGTCGCAACCAAGTTCTGGAATTCTTCAGCAAGCTCTCACCAACGCAGATCGGCATTGAGGCGTGCGGGGCGTCGCATCATTGGTCTCGCAAGCTTGAGGAGCTTGGTCATGAGGTGCTTCTGATCGCACCTCAGCATGTGAAGCCCTATGTTCGCCGCAACAAAAATGATGCGGCTGACGCGGAGGCGATCTGCGAGACGATGAGCCGGCCTCGAACATGGTTTGTACCGGCAAAAACTGCGGATCAGCAGGCCGGCCTAATGCTAGCTGGGACCCGCGATGCGCTCATTCGCAGGCGCACTCAGCTTAGCAATATGATCCGTTCCTATGCCGCAGAGTTCGGCTTGGTATCACCGCGCGGACTCGACAAAATTGAGCCATTGCTGGGGCGGATTGCAGCCGACGAAACGTTGCCAGACCTTGCGAAGGAAATGTTTGCCGACTTGGGCGGCGACTACACACAACTCCAGGATCGACTTACGATCATCGAGAAGAGGCTGCAGCTCTGGCATCGCAGTCACGAGCAGAGCAGGCGTCTGGCTCAGATACCCGGTGTCGGCGTCGTCGGCGCTGCGCTGATGACGATGAAGGTTCCCGATCCCAAAGCTTTCCGCTCAGGGCGCCACTTCGCCGCTTGGCTGGGACTTACACCAAAGGATCATTCAACCGCCGGGAAACAGCGGCTTGGAGTTATCACCCGAGCTGGCGATGAGGCCCTGCGGAGCGTTCTGGTCGTCGGAGCGACCGCACTATTGCAGCAGGTTCGAAAGGGACGAAGCCTGCAATCGCGGTGGCTGGCTGAACTGCTGCGGCGCAAGCCGCCCAAGCTTGTGGCGGTGGCGCTGGCCAACAAGACTGCCCGCATAGCGTGGAAGCTCATGGTGAGCGGTGAGGTTTACGATCGGAACCGGGTTACCCCGCCGCAGGATGGCATAACAGGTGAACTCGTAGCGGCGTAA
- a CDS encoding DUF2493 domain-containing protein → MTSSSSVHRFADLKELYAEMTATPEFRAVFGDPEHLSIMQPGEEPTDLEMPDPLAAQADCGGIIACIFDLLTDTRLEPFAPEIAWGLVNSFHFTAGKLERQEDALAQDLGELARNPEMSEVYARSLEDKQLACRSVAEQREAIETMRDFAAATYHALSGWPWSPSRGSRASKNIASQVDALDFLRARSLAARERHNPQGPVVIFSGPSVWHDHAMIFERLDAIHARVPNMTLVTTGQRAGADAIAAGWAGSAGRHVPLVAFRLYGSGMKKAFDRNRKLVDLRPVEAVLCEGSGVQANLYQSLRQAGVPIHAFRKTDQTADTVALRQRVRGRV, encoded by the coding sequence ATGACCTCTTCAAGCAGCGTTCACCGCTTTGCCGATCTCAAGGAACTCTACGCCGAGATGACCGCGACCCCGGAGTTTCGCGCAGTGTTCGGCGACCCGGAACACCTCTCGATCATGCAGCCGGGCGAGGAGCCCACCGACCTTGAAATGCCCGATCCGCTCGCGGCCCAGGCGGACTGCGGCGGGATCATCGCGTGCATCTTCGATCTTCTTACCGATACCCGCCTGGAACCCTTCGCGCCCGAGATAGCATGGGGCCTCGTGAATTCCTTCCACTTCACCGCCGGCAAGCTCGAGCGGCAGGAGGATGCTCTTGCGCAGGACCTGGGTGAGCTCGCGCGCAATCCTGAAATGAGCGAGGTCTACGCACGCAGCCTGGAGGACAAGCAGCTTGCCTGCCGTTCGGTCGCCGAGCAGCGCGAGGCGATCGAGACGATGCGCGACTTTGCCGCCGCGACCTATCATGCCTTGTCGGGATGGCCCTGGTCGCCTTCACGCGGCAGTCGCGCCTCCAAGAACATCGCCAGTCAGGTCGATGCGCTCGACTTTCTGCGGGCGAGGAGTCTGGCGGCGCGCGAACGGCATAATCCGCAAGGGCCTGTCGTCATCTTCTCCGGTCCGTCTGTCTGGCACGACCATGCAATGATCTTCGAGCGCCTCGACGCGATCCATGCCCGGGTCCCGAACATGACACTGGTCACCACCGGACAGCGCGCAGGGGCCGATGCGATCGCTGCAGGCTGGGCGGGCAGCGCAGGGCGGCACGTACCGCTGGTCGCCTTCCGCCTCTACGGCTCGGGGATGAAGAAGGCCTTCGATCGCAATCGCAAGCTGGTCGATCTGAGGCCGGTCGAGGCCGTGTTGTGTGAAGGCTCGGGGGTGCAGGCGAACCTCTACCAGTCCCTTCGGCAAGCCGGGGTACCGATCCATGCCTTCCGCAAGACGGACCAGACCGCGGATACCGTCGCTTTGCGCCAACGCGTGCGCGGGAGGGTGTGA
- a CDS encoding integrase — translation MGSVTTSSLAHFPAVSLQNDSMSVTMTFNWRFLMPDGGRFSDDQWKPLRYAAELFLLSLRDDPPEGRVPLRQSTIRGHFNHIRFLVRWMAVENVRRFSDLDEDTVNRFVAMLRGRRGRSGALLSLSTAEGYLGTIRTFHMQRNKLDDAPSVPPPRAASVGKRHWKPYGGHPYTPDEIAVPLVSGAIELLGGTADQILALRDHLENLHARFRPHYQGRWLHWHIRRAMLDEAIPHADRYANPNWPLRRLAFMLDRLGDACFVVIAYLVGARASEILRLEEGCLERHAADGSGEEHVYLVGTITKTSLTEHGDIHRWLAPEPVQRAIHILERLSAPLRELSGDRNLWLHQLGRGRSPLPTSMPVARLRPPLVNRRLNERLAPFLALPDYQDGTWRLTTYQGRKTFSRFIGRRDRTGLTALQRHLGHVHRAMTDRAYVGTDFELAELIDDQTAEETREALEDLLLAPHVGGKAGVMLSERSPFRGRKRSGDVDGYITEILAETDMRLGVCDWGYCLYRRESSACLGGECEPNPVLRTQSTCRTCANFAVTDRHRHVWEARLERNIMLTQRDDLDAESRALAEARIQESRCILDQIDKGNADGIRT, via the coding sequence ATGGGCTCCGTGACGACATCTTCGCTCGCTCATTTCCCGGCGGTATCGTTGCAAAACGATAGCATGTCCGTCACGATGACGTTCAACTGGCGTTTCTTAATGCCGGATGGAGGCCGGTTCAGCGACGATCAGTGGAAACCGCTTAGGTATGCGGCTGAACTATTCCTGCTGTCGCTACGAGACGATCCCCCCGAAGGCCGGGTGCCGCTCCGACAGAGTACGATCCGGGGCCACTTTAATCACATTCGCTTCCTCGTTCGATGGATGGCGGTCGAAAATGTTCGACGCTTCAGCGATCTTGATGAAGACACGGTCAATCGGTTCGTCGCAATGCTCCGCGGTCGCCGCGGCAGAAGCGGAGCGTTGCTCTCGCTCAGCACCGCCGAAGGGTATCTGGGCACGATCCGCACGTTTCACATGCAACGCAACAAGCTGGATGATGCACCGTCTGTGCCGCCGCCCCGCGCCGCTTCAGTCGGGAAGCGCCACTGGAAACCTTACGGCGGCCATCCTTACACCCCCGACGAGATCGCCGTGCCGCTGGTCAGCGGGGCTATAGAGCTGCTGGGCGGAACGGCGGACCAGATACTCGCACTGCGCGACCATCTCGAGAATCTCCATGCACGGTTCCGACCGCACTACCAGGGTCGGTGGCTCCACTGGCATATCAGACGCGCCATGCTGGACGAGGCAATTCCTCATGCGGATCGATATGCGAATCCCAACTGGCCGCTGCGCCGCCTTGCGTTCATGCTTGACCGGCTTGGCGACGCCTGTTTCGTCGTCATCGCCTATCTCGTTGGCGCGCGAGCTTCGGAAATCTTGAGGCTTGAAGAGGGTTGCCTTGAGCGCCACGCGGCCGATGGCAGCGGGGAGGAACACGTCTATTTGGTCGGCACGATCACTAAGACTTCGCTGACAGAGCATGGCGACATCCACCGCTGGCTCGCACCTGAGCCAGTTCAGCGGGCGATCCATATTCTTGAACGTCTCTCGGCTCCGCTTCGCGAACTTAGCGGCGATAGAAATCTCTGGCTTCATCAGCTTGGCAGGGGGCGATCGCCACTGCCGACGTCGATGCCCGTCGCGCGATTGCGACCACCCCTGGTCAACCGTCGTTTGAATGAGCGGCTTGCGCCTTTCCTCGCGCTGCCGGACTACCAAGACGGCACCTGGCGCCTGACCACTTATCAGGGGCGCAAGACGTTCTCCCGGTTCATCGGTCGGCGTGATCGTACCGGCCTGACGGCATTACAACGCCACCTCGGTCACGTTCACCGCGCGATGACCGACCGAGCCTATGTCGGCACCGACTTTGAGCTTGCCGAACTGATCGACGACCAGACTGCGGAAGAAACCCGGGAGGCGCTGGAAGACCTTCTCCTGGCTCCGCACGTTGGCGGCAAGGCGGGGGTCATGCTCTCCGAACGATCACCGTTCCGCGGGCGAAAGCGATCGGGCGACGTCGATGGCTATATCACCGAGATCCTGGCCGAGACGGATATGCGCCTTGGCGTCTGCGACTGGGGTTACTGTCTGTACCGCCGAGAATCCTCCGCTTGCCTTGGCGGCGAGTGCGAGCCGAACCCGGTCCTTCGCACCCAAAGCACCTGCCGGACCTGCGCCAACTTCGCCGTGACCGACCGGCATAGACACGTTTGGGAAGCGCGCCTCGAACGTAACATCATGCTGACCCAGCGGGATGATCTCGATGCCGAGAGCCGCGCGCTTGCCGAAGCCCGTATCCAGGAATCGCGTTGCATCCTCGACCAGATCGACAAAGGAAATGCCGATGGCATCCGAACCTGA
- a CDS encoding HD domain-containing protein, with the protein MTDVRSDLVTRALAFATRAHGAIDHRRKYTHKPYIEHPIEVMQIVQGVSHTDEMLAAALLHDTIEDTAVTRGDIEEQFGASVAALVMELTDQCHEGNRATRKAAEAERLATISSAAQTVKLADLISNTRSIVSNDPVFAEVYLREKALILSKMRMGDPELYAKACELVNSASNVIGLDANGCTPT; encoded by the coding sequence ATGACAGATGTCCGATCCGATCTGGTGACAAGAGCGCTGGCCTTTGCCACGCGAGCCCATGGCGCCATCGACCATCGGCGCAAATACACCCATAAACCCTACATCGAGCATCCCATCGAGGTGATGCAGATCGTGCAAGGTGTTTCGCATACGGACGAGATGTTGGCGGCCGCCCTGCTTCATGACACCATCGAGGACACGGCAGTAACCCGCGGAGATATAGAAGAGCAATTCGGGGCATCCGTCGCAGCTTTGGTGATGGAATTGACCGACCAATGCCACGAAGGAAACCGGGCGACACGCAAGGCAGCCGAGGCGGAGCGGCTCGCAACAATCTCTTCCGCAGCCCAGACGGTCAAATTGGCGGACCTTATCAGCAATACCCGCTCGATCGTTTCGAACGATCCGGTTTTTGCAGAAGTGTACCTGAGGGAGAAGGCGCTCATCCTGAGCAAGATGCGGATGGGCGATCCCGAGTTATATGCGAAGGCGTGCGAACTCGTAAACAGCGCATCAAACGTGATCGGGCTTGATGCGAACGGCTGTACGCCTACCTAA
- a CDS encoding DUF736 domain-containing protein encodes MNIGEFKVVNGRTLGWIATRTIDLPQLGLRPVESEHERAPLFEILALNVGNRWVQVGALWEAVARNSTGEAFLQGSIDDPSLSEPLSIALFGNEEDGFRVAWRRQQPRDVFAPVIRGGQRRDGGGDVGFGESTAAPGGDLVGAGAGFDDEIAF; translated from the coding sequence ATGAACATCGGTGAATTCAAGGTCGTCAACGGTCGTACCCTTGGCTGGATCGCTACGCGTACGATCGATCTTCCCCAACTTGGGCTCCGCCCGGTCGAGAGCGAGCACGAGCGTGCGCCGCTTTTCGAAATCCTCGCACTCAATGTCGGCAATCGCTGGGTCCAGGTCGGCGCGCTCTGGGAAGCCGTCGCGCGCAACTCCACGGGCGAAGCCTTCCTGCAGGGCTCGATCGATGATCCCAGCCTTTCCGAACCGCTCTCGATCGCGCTGTTCGGAAACGAGGAGGATGGCTTCCGCGTCGCCTGGCGGCGCCAGCAGCCGCGCGACGTCTTCGCACCGGTCATCCGTGGCGGCCAGAGGCGCGATGGCGGCGGCGACGTTGGCTTTGGCGAGAGTACGGCTGCACCGGGCGGTGACCTGGTGGGTGCCGGGGCAGGATTCGACGACGAAATCGCCTTCTGA
- a CDS encoding type II toxin-antitoxin system Phd/YefM family antitoxin, which yields MTITTLSARDFNQDVGRAKKATINGPVIITDRGKPAHVLMSIDEYRKLRGGKKMSLLESLTPSHPAALDDDFEFQKFGGITKQVELD from the coding sequence ATGACGATCACCACGCTTTCAGCTCGCGACTTCAATCAGGACGTCGGTCGTGCCAAAAAGGCAACGATCAATGGCCCTGTCATTATCACCGACCGCGGCAAGCCGGCTCATGTCCTCATGTCGATCGATGAGTATCGTAAGCTACGTGGCGGGAAAAAGATGAGCTTGCTCGAATCCCTTACACCCAGCCATCCTGCGGCGTTGGATGATGATTTCGAGTTTCAAAAGTTCGGTGGAATTACGAAGCAAGTGGAACTGGACTGA